A genomic window from Salvia hispanica cultivar TCC Black 2014 chromosome 5, UniMelb_Shisp_WGS_1.0, whole genome shotgun sequence includes:
- the LOC125189322 gene encoding uncharacterized protein LOC125189322 has product MIKSQMEKTLNQEVEEKKEETFYSPNCIEEKNEEMQSNGDDEKKKIHQLRELAAKQDPACKEVDVATLRRFLRAHDLDIEKDSAMLIKYMAWRRKFVPRGSISASEAPNHIAHNKVFMQGTDKRGCPVAPVFGAKHFPSKGTYEELKNYPERLKKLFFVHVSYVFMTSWKIVYPFVDKNVASRHDLLVYVGGVAPRNGKGPIALLVVADGLLQHTGLFFTAVGSEVGILRVRGLGNGIFRWHSWTDGEIGRPHSTPPGSVIACIGLLQELR; this is encoded by the exons ATGATCAAATCCCAGATGGAGAAAACTTTGAATCAAGaagtagaagaaaagaaagaagaaacatTTTACTCTCCCAATTGTATAGAGgagaaaaatgaagagatgCAAAGCAATGGTGAtgatgaaaagaagaagattcaTCAATTGAGAGAGTTAGCTGCAAAGCAAGATCCAGCTTGCAAG GAAGTAGATGTAGCGACATTGAGAAGATTTCTTCGTGCTCATGATCTTGACATCGAGAAGGATTCTGCGATGCTGATCAAGTACATGGCATGGAGGCGAAAATTCGTCCCAAGAGGCTCGATTTCAGCATCTGAGGCTCCCAATCACATAGCACACAACAAGGTGTTTATGCAAGGCACGGATAAGAGAGGTTGTCCCGTTGCACCCGTTTTCGGTGCTAAGCATTTTCCCAGCAAAGGAACCTATGAAGAACTCAAAAATTACCCAGAAAGACTCAAGAAACTATTCTTTGTTCATGTATCGTACGTATTCATGACGTCATGGAAGATTGTGTACCCATTTGTTGACAAAAAT GTGGCTTCGAGGCATGATTTGCTAGTATATGTGGGCGGAGTAGCCCCACGAAATGGAAAGGGACCAATTGCTCTGCTTGTGGTAGCAGATGGTCTGCTGCAGCATACGGGACTG tttttcacTGCCGTGGGGTCGGAGGTAGGGATTTTGAGGGTCAGAGGGTTGGGTAATGGCATATTCCGGTGGCATTCATGGACGGACGGTGAGATCGGTCGACCCCACTCGACCCCACCTGGGTCTGTCATTGCGTGCATTGGTCTCTTGCAAGAACTTCGTTAG
- the LOC125189320 gene encoding uncharacterized protein LOC125189320 → MDEAPTGDLMPWSDALPPFRVSDNLTKLLQETKPRFPKNMRMVHGIMEVVREMRDANIRWIVMGDDDSIFFVENMIDVLRGFDHRKYYYIGGQSEFIIANFWYSFNTGYGGAGFILSYPLAKALASDMENCLRRYTQLVASDTHTMCCIADIGVNLTPLKGFHQVL, encoded by the coding sequence ATGGACGAGGCTCCAACAGGAGACCTTATGCCTTGGTCCGACGCCTTGCCCCCCTTTAGGGTCTCGGACAATCTAACGAAGTTATTGCAAGAGACCAAGCCACGGTTCCCAAAAAATATGCGCATGGTCCACGGGATCATGGAGGTGGTGCGGGAGATGCGCGATGCGAACATTAGGTGGATCGTGATGGGGGACGACGACTCTATTTTTTTCGTGGAGAATATGATCGACGTTCTTAGAGGATTCGATCATCggaagtactactatattggGGGGCAATCAGAGTTCATCATAGCCAATTTTTGGTACTCCTTTAACACAGGTTATGGCGGGGCTGGATTTATTTTAAGCTATCCTCTTGCAAAAGCTCTTGCAAGTGATATGGAGAATTGTCTAAGACGATATACTCAACTTGTCGCATCTGATACTCATACTATGTGTTGTATTGCTGATATTGGTGTCAATCTAACTCCTCTCAAAGGATTTCATCAggtattataa
- the LOC125189323 gene encoding uncharacterized protein LOC125189323, translated as MDHQHSIRHLMEAATADQSRMLQQTICYNRESNWSLSISWGYSAHIYQKIMPRSALQRPLETFQPLKATHARPYFIFDTRLPSNDSCHAPHVFFFEKLDKVSMGILTTYSRAKPRGLPPCSLTSQYKPDLISQITVLSSPSKRKEMDRCECCDVVGVGGTGTSVDVKLRECRVNEVIA; from the exons ATGGACCATCAACACTCGATACGCCACCTCATGGAGGCGGCTACGGCTGACCAGTCCCGTATGCTGCAGCAGACCATTTGCTACAATAGAGAGAGCAATTGGTCCTTGTCCATTTCATGGGGCTACTCTGCCCACATATACCAGAAAATCATGCCTCGAAGCGCCCTGCAAAGGCCCCTCGAGACATTCCAGCCATTGAAGGCCACACACGCACGaccgtattttattttcgatacgagATTACCTTCTAATGATTCATGTCATGCCCCCCATGTCTTCTTCTTTGAGAAACTAGACAAGGTCTCAATGGGAATCCTCACCACCTACTCTCGAGCCAAGCCTCGCGGCCTACCGCCTTGCTCTTTAACTTCTCAATATAAACCTGATCTCATCTCCCAAATCACTGTCCTTTCCTCGCCAAGTAAGCGGAAAGAG ATGGATCGATGTGAATGTTGTGATGTTGTTGGTGTGGGTGGCACTGGCACATCTGTAGATGTCAAGTTGAGGGAATGCAGGGTGAATGAAGTCATTGCTTAA
- the LOC125188977 gene encoding probable beta-1,4-xylosyltransferase IRX10L: MRNLRWALIMCFFLESSLRAETFKLKRSQKTERISGSAGDVLEDDPVGRLKVFVYKLPSKYNKKMVEKEERCLHHMFAAEIYMHRFLLSSPVRTLNPQEADWFYVPVYTTCDLTRDGLPLPFKSPRVMRSAIQLISTTSPYWNRTQGADHFFIVPHDFGACFHYQEDIAVERGILPLLERATLVQTFGQRNHVCQREGSITIPPYAPPQKMQTHVIPPTTPRAIFVYFRGLFYDAGNDPQGGYYARGARASVWENFKNNPLFDISTEHTPTYYEDMQRAIFCLCPLGWAPWSPRLVEAVVFGCIPVIIADHIVLPFADAIPWEDIGVFVHERDVPKLDTILTTIPIDVILRKQRLLANPSMKQAMLFPQPAQPGDAFHQILNGLARKLPHRDDVFLKPGEPFLNWTAGPLADLKPW; encoded by the exons ATGAGGAATCTGAGATGGGCTTTGATAATGTGTTTCTTTCTTGAATCTTCTTTGAGGGCTGAAACTTTCAAGCTCAAGAGGAGTCAGAAAACCGAGAGAATCTCTG GAAGTGCTGGTGATGTCTTGGAAGATGATCCAGTGGGAAGGCTAAAAGTGTTTGTGTACAAACTCCCTAGCAAATACAACAAGAAGATGGTAGAAAAGGAGGAGAGATGCCTCCACCATATGTTTGCAGCTGAGATATACATGCACCGTTTCCTCTTATCCAGCCCCGTCCGCACTCTCAATCCCCAAGAAGCCGACTGGTTCTACGTCCCCGTCTACACAACCTGCGACCTCACCAGAGACGGCCTCCCCTTGCCCTTCAAGTCGCCCCGCGTCATGAGGAGCGCCATCCAACTCATTTCCACCACCTCGCCTTATTGGAACCGGACCCAAGGCGCCGACCACTTCTTCATCGTGCCCCACGACTTTGGCGCCTGCTTCCACTATCAA GAGGACATAGCGGTGGAGAGGGGGATTCTTCCGTTGCTAGAGCGTGCCACGTTGGTTCAAACGTTTGGACAACGGAACCACGTGTGCCAAAGGGAGGGCTCGATCACGATCCCGCCCTACGCTCCCCCACAAAAAATGCAAACCCATGTGATCCCTCCCACGACTCCTCGAGCCATCTTCGTCTACTTCCGCGGTCTGTTTTATGACGCGGGGAATGACCCTCAAGGCGGATACTACGCACGAGGGGCGCGAGCATCGGTGTGGGAGAACTTCAAAAACAACCCTCTGTTCGACATTTCAACAGAGCACACTCCCACCTACTACGAGGACATGCAGCGAGCCATCTTCTGCCTCTGCCCTCTCGGGTGGGCGCCCTGGAGCCCGCGCCTCGTAGAGGCCGTGGTCTTCGGGTGCATCCCCGTTATCATCGCGGACCACATTGTCCTCCCCTTCGCGGACGCCATCCCGTGGGAGGACATCGGAGTCTTCGTCCACGAAAGAGACGTACCTAAGCTCGACACGATCCTCACCACAATCCCCATTGATGTGATATTGAGGAAACAGCGGCTGCTCGCCAATCCATCCATGAAACAGGCCATGTTGTTCCCGCAGCCTGCTCAGCCAGGAGATGCTTTCCATCAGATCTTGAATGGACTTGCTCGTAAGCTGCCCCACCGTGACGACGTCTTCTTGAAGCCTGGGGAGCCCTTCTTGAACTGGACCGCGGGGCCCCTCGCCGACCTTAAACCGTGGTAG
- the LOC125188979 gene encoding uncharacterized protein LOC125188979, with translation MEAATADQSRMLQQTICYNRESNWSLSISWGYSAHIYQAIMPRSVLQKPLETFLPLKARPARPFYMFDTRLPYNDSCHAPHVFFFEKLDKVSMGILATYSRAKPRGLPPCSLTSQYKPDLISQITVLSPPNKRKEMDRCECCDVVGVGGTGTSVEVKLRECRVNEVIA, from the exons ATGGAGGCGGCGACTGCTGATCAGTCCCGTATGCTGCAGCAGACCATTTGCTACAATAGGGAGAGCAATTGGTCCTTGTCCATTTCATGGGGCTACTCCGCCCACATATACCAGGCAATCATGCCTCGAAGCGTCCTGCAAAAGCCCCTCGAGACATTCCTGCCATTGAAGGCCAGACCCGCACGACCGTTTTATATGTTCGATACGAGATTACCCTATAATGATTCATGTCATGCCCCCCATGTTTTCTTCTTTGAGAAACTAGACAAGGTCTCAATGGGAATCCTCGCCACCTACTCTCGAGCCAAGCCTCGAGGCCTACCGCCTTGCTCTCTAACTTCTCAATATAAACCAGATCTCATCTCCCAAATCACTGTCCTTTCCCCCCCAAATAAGCGGAAAGAG ATGGATCGATGCGAATGTTGTGATGTTGTTGGCGTGGGTGGCACTGGCACATCTGTAGAAGTCAAGTTGAGGGAATGCAGGGTGAATGAAGTTATTGCTTAA